The following proteins come from a genomic window of Balearica regulorum gibbericeps isolate bBalReg1 chromosome 9, bBalReg1.pri, whole genome shotgun sequence:
- the ZMAT3 gene encoding zinc finger matrin-type protein 3 isoform X1, which yields MCLSGLDLTKTPHPSGVACPQSSWPMILLQQTGLLPHPEKPSSLPMSVATRPRASSPLSPPKSLGLGPSFHHAQEEELAKVVEQDPMLEELCKPLCCKLCNVTLNSAQQAQAHYQGKNHSKKLRNYYAANSCPAPARMSNSVEPAPPQVVSLPAQMGSSKPGGRVILATENDYCKLCDASFSSPAVAQAHYQGKNHAKRLRLAEAQNNSFSDASELGKRRARKEGNEYKMMQNRRNMYTVQNNTGPYFNPRSRQRIPRDLAMCVTPSGQFYCSMCNAGASEEMEFRQHLESKQHKSKVSEQRYRNEMENLGYVQ from the exons ATGTGTCTCTCTGGTCTAGATCTGACGAAGACCCCTCATCCTTCAGGAGTAGCATGCCCACAATCTTCCTGGCCAATGATTCTTCTACAGCAAACAGGACTTCTTCCTCATCCTGAGAAGCCTTCATCTCTTCCTATGTCAGTGGCTACAAGGCCAAGAGCCAGCTCACCACTCTCCCCACCAAAATCTCTCGGACTGGGGCCTTCCTTTCATCACGCACAAGAAGAAGAGCTTGCAAAGGTGGTGGAGCAGGACCCTATGTTGGAAGAGCTATGTAAGCCTCTGTGCTGTAAGCTTTGCAATGTCACTTTGAATTCAGCACAACAAGCCCAGGCTCATTACCAG GGTAAAAACCACAGTAAGAAACTCCGAAATTACTATGCTGCCAATAGCTGTCCGGCACCCGCCAGAATGAGTAATTCGGTTGAGCCTGCCCCACCTCAGGTTGTCTCCCTTCCAGCTCAG ATGGGATCCAGTAAACCAGGTGGTCGAGTGATCTTGGCCACAGAGAATGATTACTGCAAGCTTTGTGATGCCTCATTTAGTTCTCCAGCTGTGGCACAGGCTCACTACCAAGGAAAGAATCATGCCAAACGGCTGCGTCTTGCAGAAGCACAGAATAACTCATTCTC GGATGCATCAGAACTAGGCAAACGGAGGGCAAGGAAAGAAGGGAATGAATATAAGATGatgcagaacagaagaaatatgtaTACGGTTCAAAACAACACAG GTCCCTACTTCAATCCCCGCTCACGCCAGAGGATTCCTCGGGATCTGGCCATGTGCGTCACCCCCAGTGGCCAGTTCTACTGCTCCATGTGCAATGCCGGGGCCAGCGAGGAGATGGAGTTCAGACAGCATTTAGAAAGCAAACAGCATAAAAGCAAGGTGTCCGAACAGCGGTATAGGAATGAGATGGAGAACCTAGGCTATGTACAATGA
- the ZMAT3 gene encoding zinc finger matrin-type protein 3 isoform X2 yields the protein MILLQQTGLLPHPEKPSSLPMSVATRPRASSPLSPPKSLGLGPSFHHAQEEELAKVVEQDPMLEELCKPLCCKLCNVTLNSAQQAQAHYQGKNHSKKLRNYYAANSCPAPARMSNSVEPAPPQVVSLPAQMGSSKPGGRVILATENDYCKLCDASFSSPAVAQAHYQGKNHAKRLRLAEAQNNSFSDASELGKRRARKEGNEYKMMQNRRNMYTVQNNTGPYFNPRSRQRIPRDLAMCVTPSGQFYCSMCNAGASEEMEFRQHLESKQHKSKVSEQRYRNEMENLGYVQ from the exons ATGATTCTTCTACAGCAAACAGGACTTCTTCCTCATCCTGAGAAGCCTTCATCTCTTCCTATGTCAGTGGCTACAAGGCCAAGAGCCAGCTCACCACTCTCCCCACCAAAATCTCTCGGACTGGGGCCTTCCTTTCATCACGCACAAGAAGAAGAGCTTGCAAAGGTGGTGGAGCAGGACCCTATGTTGGAAGAGCTATGTAAGCCTCTGTGCTGTAAGCTTTGCAATGTCACTTTGAATTCAGCACAACAAGCCCAGGCTCATTACCAG GGTAAAAACCACAGTAAGAAACTCCGAAATTACTATGCTGCCAATAGCTGTCCGGCACCCGCCAGAATGAGTAATTCGGTTGAGCCTGCCCCACCTCAGGTTGTCTCCCTTCCAGCTCAG ATGGGATCCAGTAAACCAGGTGGTCGAGTGATCTTGGCCACAGAGAATGATTACTGCAAGCTTTGTGATGCCTCATTTAGTTCTCCAGCTGTGGCACAGGCTCACTACCAAGGAAAGAATCATGCCAAACGGCTGCGTCTTGCAGAAGCACAGAATAACTCATTCTC GGATGCATCAGAACTAGGCAAACGGAGGGCAAGGAAAGAAGGGAATGAATATAAGATGatgcagaacagaagaaatatgtaTACGGTTCAAAACAACACAG GTCCCTACTTCAATCCCCGCTCACGCCAGAGGATTCCTCGGGATCTGGCCATGTGCGTCACCCCCAGTGGCCAGTTCTACTGCTCCATGTGCAATGCCGGGGCCAGCGAGGAGATGGAGTTCAGACAGCATTTAGAAAGCAAACAGCATAAAAGCAAGGTGTCCGAACAGCGGTATAGGAATGAGATGGAGAACCTAGGCTATGTACAATGA